One segment of Candidatus Atribacteria bacterium DNA contains the following:
- the lysS gene encoding lysine--tRNA ligase: protein MEIKKSTTEIISIKLEEIEELKRVGIDPFGHSFNRTHKIKDIIEKYTDLQVGECAHEKVSVAGRLMALRKHGKAVFANIEDISGRIQIYLKSNKVGEDSFKLFSKIGIGDILGVIGFIFKTKTGEVTLFVEEFVLLCKSIRSLPEKWHGLKDVEIRYRKRYLDLMVNPSVREIFIKRSKVVQSIRNFLNNKGFLEVETPIMQPIPGGATARPFITHHNTLHRDFYLRIAPELYLKRLLVGGLEKVYELSRNFRNEGISTKHNPEFTMLELYEAYGDYHSMMQMTQELILNILKDVLGSLQIEYRGNKIDFTPPWKRISMYQAIEEAVGIRVNKISPENFSKINKEYKLNLKDNINKGEIINALFEKFVEPALIQPTFVIDYPLELSPLSKQNKDNPELVERFELFINSMELVNAFTELNDPAEQERRFEEQVAKKEAGDMESHFMDKDYVEALEYGMPPAGGLGIGIDRLMMLLTNSDSIKEVILFPQLKSKE, encoded by the coding sequence GTGGAAATAAAAAAAAGCACAACAGAGATTATATCTATCAAGTTAGAAGAAATAGAAGAATTGAAAAGGGTAGGCATTGATCCTTTTGGGCATAGTTTTAATAGAACGCATAAAATAAAAGACATAATAGAAAAATATACCGATTTACAAGTGGGAGAATGCGCTCATGAAAAAGTTAGTGTAGCTGGTAGATTAATGGCTTTAAGAAAGCACGGGAAGGCCGTATTTGCTAATATTGAAGATATAAGCGGAAGAATCCAAATTTATTTAAAATCAAATAAAGTCGGTGAGGATTCTTTTAAACTTTTTAGTAAGATTGGTATTGGAGATATTTTGGGAGTTATAGGTTTTATTTTTAAAACCAAAACTGGTGAAGTAACGTTATTTGTAGAAGAATTTGTTCTTCTGTGTAAATCTATTCGCAGTTTACCCGAAAAATGGCACGGGCTAAAAGATGTAGAGATCAGATACAGAAAAAGATACTTAGATCTAATGGTAAATCCCTCAGTCAGAGAAATTTTTATTAAAAGAAGTAAAGTTGTACAATCCATAAGAAATTTTTTAAATAATAAAGGATTTTTAGAAGTTGAAACTCCAATCATGCAGCCTATTCCTGGTGGGGCTACCGCTCGTCCTTTTATTACCCATCATAATACTCTTCATAGAGATTTTTACTTAAGGATTGCCCCGGAATTATATTTAAAACGCTTATTAGTCGGAGGGCTTGAAAAGGTATATGAGTTAAGCCGTAATTTTAGAAATGAAGGTATTTCTACTAAACATAACCCTGAATTTACTATGTTGGAACTATATGAAGCATATGGTGATTACCATAGTATGATGCAAATGACTCAGGAGTTAATATTAAATATACTAAAAGACGTTTTAGGTAGTTTACAAATTGAGTACCGGGGAAATAAAATTGATTTTACCCCTCCTTGGAAAAGGATAAGCATGTATCAGGCAATAGAAGAAGCAGTTGGAATTCGAGTGAATAAGATTTCTCCGGAAAATTTTAGTAAAATTAACAAGGAGTATAAATTAAATTTAAAAGATAATATCAATAAAGGTGAAATCATTAATGCGCTTTTCGAAAAGTTCGTAGAACCAGCATTAATTCAACCAACTTTTGTAATTGACTATCCCCTGGAACTTTCACCTTTGTCCAAACAGAATAAAGACAATCCGGAATTAGTAGAGCGTTTTGAATTATTTATCAACTCAATGGAACTTGTCAATGCCTTTACCGAATTGAACGACCCAGCCGAGCAAGAACGTCGGTTTGAAGAACAAGTCGCTAAAAAAGAAGCAGGTGACATGGAAAGCCACTTTATGGATAAAGATTATGTCGAAGCACTAGAATATGGCATGCCTCCCGCAGGAGGCTTAGGTATAGGTATTGATAGATTAATGATGTTGCTTACTAACTCTGATTCAATTAAAGAAGTTATACTCTTTCCGCAATTAAAATCAAAAGAATAA
- a CDS encoding RNA-binding S4 domain-containing protein — MRLDKFLKISRLIKRRTEAKKACLSKCIKVNDRIAKAGDEVKAADEIEINLTNKILRVKILDVPLKNILAKQAVMLYEVLKEVIKEEN, encoded by the coding sequence ATGAGATTAGATAAATTTTTAAAAATCAGCAGATTAATAAAAAGAAGAACAGAAGCAAAAAAGGCTTGCCTATCTAAATGTATTAAAGTTAATGATCGAATTGCCAAAGCAGGAGATGAAGTTAAAGCCGCTGACGAAATTGAAATTAACTTGACTAATAAAATTTTAAGGGTAAAAATATTAGACGTCCCATTAAAAAACATTCTGGCAAAACAAGCTGTTATGTTGTACGAGGTTTTAAAGGAAGTTATAAAAGAAGAAAATTAA
- a CDS encoding phosphopyruvate hydratase, which translates to MSEIFDVYAREILDSRGNPTVEVEVELESGAFGVAQVPSGASTGIHEAIELRDEDPKRYLGKGVLKAVENVNEMIAPKIIGFDAADQLLIDKILIELDGTLNKSRLGANAILGVSLATAKAAADFFGLPLYRYIGGINAKELPVPMMNILNGGKHADSGVDLQEFMIIPAGGANFRESLRMGTETFHALKKVLKNKGYNVAVGDEGGFAPNLKSSEEAVQLIVEAIQKAGYNPGKDVFIALDPAASELYRDGEYILSREGVTRTSGEMIDYYASLVEKYPIISIEDGLAEDDWEGWKEFTKKLGHKIQIVGDDLYVTDKKRLIKGIELKASNSILIKLNQIGTLTETLDTIETAKRAAFTAVISHRSGETEDTTIADLAVATNMGQIKTGSLCRTDRVAKYNQLLRIEEQLGESSIYRGKAVFNIK; encoded by the coding sequence ATGAGTGAAATATTTGATGTATATGCGAGAGAAATATTAGATTCTCGGGGTAATCCTACAGTGGAAGTAGAAGTAGAATTAGAAAGCGGAGCCTTTGGAGTAGCACAGGTTCCTTCAGGAGCTAGTACTGGAATACATGAAGCTATTGAATTAAGAGATGAGGACCCAAAGAGATATTTAGGTAAAGGAGTTCTTAAAGCCGTTGAGAATGTAAACGAGATGATTGCTCCTAAAATTATAGGATTTGATGCTGCCGATCAATTGTTGATTGATAAAATATTAATTGAGCTTGACGGGACTCTCAATAAAAGCCGATTGGGAGCCAATGCTATTTTGGGAGTATCTTTGGCTACAGCGAAGGCAGCAGCTGATTTTTTTGGTTTACCCTTGTATCGCTATATAGGCGGGATTAATGCAAAAGAACTACCTGTTCCCATGATGAACATACTAAATGGCGGTAAACATGCTGATAGCGGAGTAGATTTGCAAGAATTTATGATTATTCCCGCCGGCGGAGCTAACTTTAGAGAGAGTCTCAGGATGGGAACGGAAACTTTCCACGCCCTAAAAAAAGTATTGAAAAATAAGGGATACAATGTTGCAGTAGGAGATGAGGGAGGGTTTGCCCCTAATTTAAAATCAAGTGAAGAGGCCGTTCAGTTAATAGTAGAAGCCATTCAAAAAGCAGGATATAATCCCGGTAAAGATGTTTTTATTGCCTTAGATCCTGCTGCTTCAGAATTATACAGGGATGGGGAATATATATTATCTCGCGAGGGAGTAACCAGAACCTCCGGTGAAATGATAGATTATTATGCTTCCTTGGTAGAGAAATACCCTATAATTTCCATAGAAGATGGTCTTGCAGAAGATGATTGGGAAGGGTGGAAAGAATTTACCAAAAAATTAGGTCATAAAATACAAATCGTAGGAGATGACCTTTATGTTACTGATAAAAAGAGGCTTATTAAAGGGATTGAATTAAAGGCTTCTAACTCAATTTTAATAAAATTAAATCAGATCGGAACTTTAACTGAAACTTTAGATACTATTGAAACGGCAAAGAGGGCAGCTTTTACTGCGGTCATTTCTCATCGTTCCGGAGAAACCGAAGACACTACTATTGCTGATTTAGCGGTAGCAACTAATATGGGACAGATTAAAACCGGTTCTCTTTGCAGAACGGATCGGGTGGCAAAATATAACCAATTACTGCGCATTGAAGAACAATTAGGCGAGTCATCAATTTATCGCGGGAAGGCAGTATTTAATATTAAATAA
- the mgtE gene encoding magnesium transporter — MEERTKELSEKIIRLLEDKKTQEIKEIIFDLYPTEFAEVTDYLPLEQTVEIFKLLKDDEKIAELLSELSSELQTNIMDALGKEKASDILEEMDADEAADFLGEITPQESRELLDLMPKEEAEEIEELLKYEENTAGSIMNNEFVALPEDLTAEEAINKIRELSPEAEMIYYIYLIDKREKLIGVISLRDLIMANPKAKILEIAEEDVVSVLDIEDQETAARIISDYDFLAIPVIDRKGTLLGIITVDDIIDVLQEEVTEDIHKMVGSSEVYEDKLIKATPLIRAKARLPWLFVCMAGEVLSGSVIKFHSETLQTVVAMAFFIPIIMAMGGNVGAQSSTIAVRGLATGQLRINELWHNIWTETKVGTLIGIIVGIIIALVALIWQDNKILGLVIGLSLCLTMITAATVGTLLPLIFTRIRIDPAISAGPFITTIVDVGSLLIYFSLGTFLFKLFSG, encoded by the coding sequence ATGGAAGAAAGAACGAAAGAATTATCGGAAAAAATAATAAGGTTATTGGAAGATAAAAAAACTCAAGAGATAAAAGAAATTATTTTTGACCTCTACCCAACTGAGTTTGCGGAAGTGACCGACTATTTACCATTAGAGCAAACTGTCGAAATCTTTAAATTACTTAAAGATGATGAAAAAATTGCCGAATTACTTTCAGAACTAAGTTCAGAATTACAAACAAATATTATGGACGCTCTAGGGAAGGAGAAAGCTTCTGATATCTTGGAAGAAATGGATGCTGACGAAGCAGCTGATTTTTTAGGAGAGATAACCCCTCAAGAATCCCGTGAGTTATTAGATTTAATGCCTAAAGAAGAGGCAGAAGAGATCGAGGAATTATTAAAGTATGAAGAGAATACTGCCGGAAGCATAATGAATAACGAGTTTGTTGCCCTCCCTGAAGATCTTACTGCCGAGGAAGCAATAAACAAAATAAGAGAACTTAGTCCGGAAGCAGAAATGATTTATTATATTTATCTAATAGATAAAAGAGAAAAATTAATAGGAGTTATTTCTTTGCGTGATTTAATCATGGCTAATCCTAAAGCTAAAATATTAGAAATTGCAGAGGAAGACGTAGTTAGTGTTTTGGATATAGAAGATCAGGAGACAGCAGCAAGAATAATTTCCGATTACGATTTTTTAGCTATACCGGTTATTGATAGAAAAGGTACTTTATTGGGAATCATCACGGTAGATGATATTATTGATGTGTTACAGGAGGAGGTTACTGAAGATATTCATAAGATGGTTGGTTCATCTGAAGTATATGAAGATAAATTGATAAAAGCGACTCCTCTAATCAGGGCAAAAGCACGGCTCCCCTGGTTATTTGTTTGTATGGCAGGGGAAGTGCTTTCTGGCTCGGTGATCAAATTTCATTCTGAAACCTTGCAAACCGTTGTAGCAATGGCTTTCTTTATTCCTATTATTATGGCAATGGGTGGCAATGTAGGTGCACAATCTTCAACCATTGCAGTTCGTGGCTTAGCCACTGGTCAATTAAGGATAAATGAATTATGGCATAATATCTGGACCGAAACTAAAGTTGGTACTTTAATAGGAATTATTGTCGGGATAATTATTGCTTTGGTAGCTCTTATTTGGCAGGATAATAAAATATTAGGATTAGTAATTGGATTATCATTATGTTTAACCATGATAACTGCAGCCACTGTAGGTACTTTATTGCCATTGATTTTTACCAGGATTAGGATTGATCCTGCAATTTCGGCAGGCCCTTTTATCACTACCATAGTAGATGTGGGCAGTTTATTAATATATTTTAGTTTGGGTACATTCTTATTCAAATTATTCAGCGGATAG
- the ftsL gene encoding cell division protein FtsL: MISIRSIFHSKIVLAIILLLILYIVFLFSDKYARTLQLKEDIKRFEAEIEELKRKNNSLLEEVESLKSDKSVEKIAREELGLSKPDEILIKGIEK; the protein is encoded by the coding sequence ATGATATCAATTAGGTCGATATTTCATTCGAAAATAGTTTTAGCTATAATTTTGCTTTTAATATTGTACATAGTTTTTTTATTTTCAGATAAATATGCTCGGACTTTGCAATTAAAGGAAGATATTAAAAGATTTGAAGCAGAAATAGAAGAATTAAAAAGAAAGAATAATAGTTTATTGGAAGAAGTAGAATCATTAAAATCTGATAAATCTGTAGAAAAAATTGCCCGAGAAGAATTGGGCTTATCAAAACCTGATGAAATATTGATTAAAGGTATCGAAAAATAA